A DNA window from Hevea brasiliensis isolate MT/VB/25A 57/8 chromosome 2, ASM3005281v1, whole genome shotgun sequence contains the following coding sequences:
- the LOC110643326 gene encoding phosphomevalonate kinase, peroxisomal isoform X2: protein MAVVASAPGKVLMTGGYLILERPNAGIVLSTNARFYAIVKPIYDEIKPDSWAWAWTDVKLTSPQLARESLYKLSLKNLALQCVSSSASRNPFVEQAVQFAVAAAHATLDKDKKNVLNKLLLQGLDITILGTNDFYSYRNEIEACGLPLTPESLAALPSFSSITFNVEEANGQNCKPEVAKTGLGSSAAMTTAVVAALLHHLGLVDLSSSCKEKKFSDLDLVHIIAQTAHCIAQGKVGSGFDVSSAVYGSHRYVRFSPEVLSSAQDAGKGIPLQEVISNILKGKWDHERTMFSLPPLMSLLLGEPGTGGSSTPSMVGAVKKWQKSDTQKSQETWRKLSEANSALETQFNILSKLAEEHWDAYKCVIDSCSTKNSEKIEPESQTRLLDTTMNMDGVLLAGVPGAGGFDAVFAVTLGDSGANVAKAWSSLNVLALLVREDPNGVLLERGDPRTKEITTAVSAVHI, encoded by the exons ATGGCTGT AGTTGCTTCTGCTCCGGGTAAGGTGTTGATGACTGGGGGTTACCTCATATTGGAAAGACCCAATGCAGGGATTGTACTCAGCACAAATGCTCGATTCTATGCCATTGTGAAGCCTATTTACGATGAAATCAAACCTGATAGTTGGGCATGG GCATGGACTGATGTGAAATTAACATCTCCCCAACTAGCAAGGGAAAGCTTGTACAAATTGTCACTGAAAAATTTAGCTCTTCAGTGTGTCTCTTCAAG TGCATCAAGGAACCCTTTTGTGGAACAAGCAGTGCAATTTGCTGTAGCAGCTGCACATGCAACACTTGACAAAGATAAGAAGAATGTCTTAAACAAGCTACTCTTGCAAG GTCTTGATATTACAATATTAGGTACCAATGACTTCTATTCATACCGAAATGAG ATTGAAGCATGTGGACTCCCTTTGACACCAGAATCATTGGCTGCACTTCCTTCTTTTTCCTCAATCACCTTCAATGTAGAGGAAGCAAATGGACAAAACTGCAAGCCTGAGGTAGCTAAAACTGGATTGGGTTCATCAGCAGCAATGACCACTGCTGTAGTTGCTGCTTTACTTCATCACCTTGGATTAGTTGATCTTTCATCCTCTTGTAAAGAGAAGAAATTTTCTGATCTTGATTTGGTACATATAATAGCCCAAACTGCCCATTGTATTGCACAAGGGAAAGTCGGCAGTGGATTTGATGTTAGTTCTGCAGTTTATGGCAGTCATCGTTATGTGCGCTTCTCTCCAGAAGTGCTTTCCTCTGCTCAG GATGCTGGGAAAGGAATTCCATTACAGGAAGTCATTTCTAACATCCTAAAAGGAAAATGGGACCATGAGAGGACTATGTTTTCCTTGCCACCATTGATGAGCCTG CTACTAGGTGAGCCAGGAACTGGAGGATCTTCCACGCCATCAATGGTAGGTGCTGTAAAGAAATGGCAGAAGTCTGATACTCAGAAATCCCAAGAAACATGGAGAAAGTTGTCAGAGGCAAATTCAGCACTTGAAACGCAATTCAATATTTTAAGCAAGCTCGCAGAAGAACATTGGGACGCGTATAAATGTGTGATAGACAGTTGCAGCACAAAAAACTCAGAGAAG ATAGAGCCTGAATCACAGACTCGACTTTTGGATACTACTATGAATATGGATGGAGTCTTGTTGGCTGGAGTTCCTGGAGCAGGTGGGTTTGATGCAGTCTTCGCTGTTACCTTAGGGGACTCTGGTGCCAATGTGGCAAAAGCTTGGAGTTCACTCAATGTTCTGGCCCTGTTGGTTAGAGAAGACCCTAATGGTGTTTTGTTAGAAAGAGGCGATCCAAGAACCAAGGAAATCACAACAGCTGTTTCTGCAGTTCATATTTGA
- the LOC110643338 gene encoding chaperone protein dnaJ 16, with protein sequence MPARRSRPEKHDEAKQLRRDPYEVLGVSRNSTDQEIKSAYRKMALKYHPDKNANDPEAADMFKEVTFSYNILSDSDKRRQYDSAGFEAVESENQDLELDLSSLGTVNTMFAALFSKLGVPIKTTVSATVLEEALNGVVSIHPLPLGQPLSRKVEKQCAHFYSVTITEEEAMNGFVCRVQSSDKSKFKLLYFDQEGNGGLSLALQEDSTKTGKVTSAGMYFLRFPVYRLDHTVNSIAAAKDPDAAFFKKLEGFQPCEITELKAGNHVFAVYGDNFFKSASYSIESLCAAPFAEEKEKLRDVEAQILAKRVEISKFETEYREVLAQFTEMTGRYAQEMQEIDELLKQRNEIHASYTIAPPMKRSTSKSRVKGPFRESKDGPLRDKKPSIRDRTKKKKWFNIHLKVDKRKPC encoded by the exons ATGCCGGCTCGTCGGTCGAGGCCGGAGAAGCATGATGAGGCAAAGCAGCTCCGGCGGGACCCATACGAGGTCCTTGGCGTCTCCAGGAACTCCACCGACCAGGAAATCAAGAGCGCGTACCGCAAAATGGCTCTCAA ATACCATCCTGACAAGAATGCAAATGATCCAGAAGCTGCTGATATGTTTAAAGAAGTTACATTTTCCTATAATATCTTGTCTGATTCGGACAAACGACGCCAATATGACTCAGCTGGTTTTGAG GCTGTTGAATCTGAAAATCAAGACTTGGAGCTAGACCTTTCAAGCTTGGGCACTGTGAACACTATGTTTGCAGCACTTTTTAG TAAACTTGGTGTGCCTATTAAGACCACTGTATCAGCAACTGTCTTGGAGGAGGCACTTAATGGCGTGGTCTCTATTCATCCACTTCCATTGGGGCAACCTCTTTCTAGGAAG GTTGAAAAGCAATGTGCTCACTTCTATTCTGTCACAATAACAGAAGAGGAAGCAATGAATGGCTTTGTCTGTCGAGTGCAATCCTCTGACAAAAGCAAGTTCAAG TTGTTGTATTTTGATCAGGAAGGAAATGGTGGACTGAGCCTCGCTCTACAG GAGGACAGTACCAAAACTGGAAAGGTTACATCAGCTGGAATGTATTTCCTTCGATTTCCTGTTTATCGGTTGGATCACACGGTCAACTCG ATTGCAGCCGCAAAGGATCCTGATGCTGCCTTCTTCAAGAAATTGGAAGGTTTTCAGCCTTGTGAAATAACTGAACTGAAGGCTGGCAACCATGTTTTTGCTGTCTATG GTGACAATTTTTTTAAGAGTGCAAGCTACTCGATAGAATCTCTCTGTGCTGCACCTTTTGCAGAAGAAAAGGAAAAACTTAGAGATGTTGAAGCTCAAATTCTTGCTAAAAGGGTAGAGATATCCAAGTTCGAAACTGAATACAGGGAG GTGTTGGCACAATTTACAGAAATGACTGGTAGATATGCACAAGAAATGCAAGAG ATTGATGAGCTTCTTAAACAAAGGAATGAAATTCATGCCTCATACACAATTGCTCCACCAATGAAGCGGAGTACAAGTAAGAGCAGGGTTAAGGGCCCCTTCAGAGAGAGCAAAGATGGACCATTGAGAGATAAGAAACCTTCAATAAGGGATAGAACTAAGAAAAAGAAATGGTTCAATATCCACCTAAAAGTTGACAAGAGAAAGCCTTGCTAA
- the LOC110643326 gene encoding phosphomevalonate kinase, peroxisomal isoform X1 produces MAVVASAPGKVLMTGGYLILERPNAGIVLSTNARFYAIVKPIYDEIKPDSWAWAWTDVKLTSPQLARESLYKLSLKNLALQCVSSSASRNPFVEQAVQFAVAAAHATLDKDKKNVLNKLLLQGLDITILGTNDFYSYRNEIEACGLPLTPESLAALPSFSSITFNVEEANGQNCKPEVAKTGLGSSAAMTTAVVAALLHHLGLVDLSSSCKEKKFSDLDLVHIIAQTAHCIAQGKVGSGFDVSSAVYGSHRYVRFSPEVLSSAQDAGKGIPLQEVISNILKGKWDHERTMFSLPPLMSLLLGEPGTGGSSTPSMVGAVKKWQKSDTQKSQETWRKLSEANSALETQFNILSKLAEEHWDAYKCVIDSCSTKNSEKWIEQATEPSREAVVKALLGSRNAMLQIRNYMRQMGEAAGVPIEPESQTRLLDTTMNMDGVLLAGVPGAGGFDAVFAVTLGDSGANVAKAWSSLNVLALLVREDPNGVLLERGDPRTKEITTAVSAVHI; encoded by the exons ATGGCTGT AGTTGCTTCTGCTCCGGGTAAGGTGTTGATGACTGGGGGTTACCTCATATTGGAAAGACCCAATGCAGGGATTGTACTCAGCACAAATGCTCGATTCTATGCCATTGTGAAGCCTATTTACGATGAAATCAAACCTGATAGTTGGGCATGG GCATGGACTGATGTGAAATTAACATCTCCCCAACTAGCAAGGGAAAGCTTGTACAAATTGTCACTGAAAAATTTAGCTCTTCAGTGTGTCTCTTCAAG TGCATCAAGGAACCCTTTTGTGGAACAAGCAGTGCAATTTGCTGTAGCAGCTGCACATGCAACACTTGACAAAGATAAGAAGAATGTCTTAAACAAGCTACTCTTGCAAG GTCTTGATATTACAATATTAGGTACCAATGACTTCTATTCATACCGAAATGAG ATTGAAGCATGTGGACTCCCTTTGACACCAGAATCATTGGCTGCACTTCCTTCTTTTTCCTCAATCACCTTCAATGTAGAGGAAGCAAATGGACAAAACTGCAAGCCTGAGGTAGCTAAAACTGGATTGGGTTCATCAGCAGCAATGACCACTGCTGTAGTTGCTGCTTTACTTCATCACCTTGGATTAGTTGATCTTTCATCCTCTTGTAAAGAGAAGAAATTTTCTGATCTTGATTTGGTACATATAATAGCCCAAACTGCCCATTGTATTGCACAAGGGAAAGTCGGCAGTGGATTTGATGTTAGTTCTGCAGTTTATGGCAGTCATCGTTATGTGCGCTTCTCTCCAGAAGTGCTTTCCTCTGCTCAG GATGCTGGGAAAGGAATTCCATTACAGGAAGTCATTTCTAACATCCTAAAAGGAAAATGGGACCATGAGAGGACTATGTTTTCCTTGCCACCATTGATGAGCCTG CTACTAGGTGAGCCAGGAACTGGAGGATCTTCCACGCCATCAATGGTAGGTGCTGTAAAGAAATGGCAGAAGTCTGATACTCAGAAATCCCAAGAAACATGGAGAAAGTTGTCAGAGGCAAATTCAGCACTTGAAACGCAATTCAATATTTTAAGCAAGCTCGCAGAAGAACATTGGGACGCGTATAAATGTGTGATAGACAGTTGCAGCACAAAAAACTCAGAGAAG TGGATTGAGCAGGCAACTGAACCCAGCCGAGAAGCAGTTGTTAAAGCATTATTAGGATCAAGAAATGCCATGCTTCAGATCAGAAATTACATGCGCCAGATGGGTGAGGCTGCAGGTGTTCCG ATAGAGCCTGAATCACAGACTCGACTTTTGGATACTACTATGAATATGGATGGAGTCTTGTTGGCTGGAGTTCCTGGAGCAGGTGGGTTTGATGCAGTCTTCGCTGTTACCTTAGGGGACTCTGGTGCCAATGTGGCAAAAGCTTGGAGTTCACTCAATGTTCTGGCCCTGTTGGTTAGAGAAGACCCTAATGGTGTTTTGTTAGAAAGAGGCGATCCAAGAACCAAGGAAATCACAACAGCTGTTTCTGCAGTTCATATTTGA
- the LOC110643327 gene encoding probable galacturonosyltransferase-like 9, with translation MGRFWTLPVVLFILFSVLYAPLCLGIRSIPGRDLNAGDGFEMVGLRFAEAPDYRNGMECPVSGNGQFVSSCDPSLVHVAVTLDSEYLRGSIAAVHSVLKHASCPENVFFHFIAAEFDPASPRVLSQLVRSTFPSLRFKVYIFREDTVINLISSSIRQALENPLNYARNYLGDILDPCVDRVIYLDSDVVVVDDIYKLWNTTLAGSRIIGAPEYCHANFTKYFTDGFWSDPVLSRVFSARKPCYFNTGVMVMDLVRWREGNYRRRIENWMEVQRKRRIYELGSLPPFLLVFAGNVEAIDHRWNQHGLGGDNVRGSCRSLHPGPVSLLHWSGKGKPWVRLDGKKPCPLDHLWEPYDLYKGYENSRTKDQSLGFLSSSQSTTTMGYSSYL, from the coding sequence ATGGGTCGTTTCTGGACGCTCCCTGTTGTTTTGTTCATTTTGTTTTCCGTTCTTTATGCTCCTCTCTGCCTCGGGATTCGTTCTATACCGGGGAGGGATTTGAACGCTGGTGATGGTTTTGAAATGGTTGGGCTCCGATTCGCAGAGGCGCCGGACTACCGTAATGGGATGGAATGCCCGGTGTCAGGCAATGGGCAGTTTGTGTCTTCTTGTGACCCTTCTTTGGTTCACGTAGCCGTGACACTGGACTCGGAGTATCTTCGCGGGTCAATCGCCGCTGTACACTCCGTTCTAAAACACGCTTCCTGCCCTGAAAACGTGTTCTTCCATTTTATTGCGGCGGAGTTCGATCCGGCGAGTCCGCGAGTTCTGAGCCAACTCGTTCGATCCACTTTCCCTTCACTCCGTTTCAAGGTTTATATATTCAGAGAAGACACCGTAATCAATCTAATCTCTTCATCAATTCGTCAAGCCCTAGAAAACCCATTAAATTACGCAAGAAACTATCTCGGGGATATCCTAGATCCCTGCGTTGACCGAGTCATCTACCTCGACTCCGATGTGGTTGTTGTGGACGATATATACAAGCTTTGGAATACAACCCTTGCTGGGTCAAGAATCATTGGCGCACCTGAATATTGCCACGCCAATTTCACCAAGTATTTCACTGATGGGTTTTGGTCTGACCCTGTTCTTTCTCGGGTTTTCTCAGCTAGGAAGCCTTGTTACTTCAATACTGGGGTAATGGTGATGGATTTGGTAAGGTGGAGAGAGGGGAATTACAGGAGGAGAATCGAGAACTGGATGGAGGTACAGAGGAAGAGGAGGATTTACGAGTTGGGTTCACTGCCACCGTTTTTATTGGTGTTCGCCGGTAACGTTGAGGCAATTGATCACCGCTGGAACCAACACGGCCTCGGCGGGGATAATGTGAGAGGAAGCTGCAGGTCACTGCATCCTGGTCCAGTTAGCTTGCTGCATTGGAGTGGGAAAGGGAAGCCTTGGGTTAGGCTTGACGGCAAGAAGCCTTGTCCTCTTGATCATCTGTGGGAGCCTTATGATCTATACAAAGGTTATGAGAACTCTAGAACGAAGGATCAGTCTCTGGGATTTTTAAGTTCTTCTCAATCTACAACAACAATGGGTTACTCGAGTTATTTGtga
- the LOC110643336 gene encoding peroxidase 31-like, translating to MAAPPLLLLAFLTFLPFSFSQSKLSPDYYSKTCPQFQETMGHVVSEKQSTSPNTAAAVLRLFFHDCAVEGCDGSILISSTSFNKAERDAEPNLLLPGDAFDVVVRAKTALELQCPGIVSCSDILATAVRDLVSMVGGPKYSVPLGRKDGLESNAARVEGNLPSPTMPLSKIISLYASKGFSVQEMVALAGARTIGFSQCKEFSNRLFNFSKSSDSDPAYSHKYAEALKKLCANYTQDPSMSAYNDVMTPEKFDNMYYQNLQKGLGLLSVDQDLAVDERTKPFVDLYASNSTAFFQDFALAMEKLSVYKVKTDREGEVRRRCDHFNNVNL from the coding sequence ATGGCAGCTCCTCCTCTCCTCCTCCTCGCATTTCTCACGTTCCTTCCATTTTCATTTTCCCAATCCAAACTCTCCCCTGACTATTACAGTAAAACATGCCCACAGTTCCAAGAGACAATGGGACATGTGGTCTCCGAGAAGCAATCTACTTCTCCCAACACTGCCGCTGCTGTTCTCCGCCTCTTCTTCCACGACTGTGCGGTGGAAGGCTGTGACGGTTCCATCCTTATCTCCTCCACATCCTTCAACAAAGCCGAACGCGATGCTGAGCCGAACCTGCTCCTCCCAGGGGATGCATTTGACGTTGTCGTTCGTGCAAAAACCGCCCTCGAACTCCAATGCCCTGGCATTGTCTCATGCTCTGACATTCTTGCCACCGCCGTCCGCGACCTCGTTTCCATGGTGGGTGGCCCTAAGTACAGCGTGCCTCTAGGCCGAAAAGACGGCCTCGAATCCAACGCTGCCCGTGTTGAAGGCAATCTTCCCTCACCCACAATGCCACTTTCCAAGATCATATCTCTTTATGCTTCAAAAGGGTTTTCAGTGCAAGAAATGGTCGCTTTAGCTGGTGCTCGAACAATAGGGTTTTCCCAATGTAAAGAGTTTAGCAATAGGCTTTTCAACTTCAGCAAATCTTCTGATTCAGACCCTGCATATTCCCACAAGTACGCAGAAGCGCTAAAGAAACTATGCGCTAATTACACCCAAGACCCCTCCATGAGTGCTTACAATGACGTGATGACCCCAGAAAAATTCGATAATATGTATTACCAGAACTTGCAGAAAGGGTTAGGGTTGCTTTCAGTGGATCAGGACCTGGCTGTGGATGAGAGGACCAAGCCCTTCGTCGACTTGTACGCCTCAAATAGTACCGCATTTTTTCAAGATTTTGCGCTTGCAATGGAGAAACTCAGCGTTTATAAGGTCAAGACGGATAGGGAAGGAGAGGTGAGGCGCAGGTGTGATCATTTTAACAATGTTaatctttaa
- the LOC110643321 gene encoding vacuolar protein sorting-associated protein 25-like: MTIEELRSGIESRATELRRIDHTILMRALKLLEQKGKLAIFKGSSTDDEGVKFCV, translated from the exons ATGACTATTGAGGAATTACGTTCAGGAATTGAATCTCGGGCAACAG AGCTTCGCAGGATAGATCATACAATTTTGATGAGGGCATTGAAACTACTAGAACAAAAAGGGAAGCTTGCAATCTTTAAAGGAAGTTCAACCGATGATGAAGGTGTGAAATTCTGTGTGTAA